The Hymenobacter sp. YIM 151500-1 genomic sequence CGACTCTGTCGTTCAGATACCTCACCGGCAGCCTGTTGCTGGTAATCCCGACCGGTAAATTCCTGCCCGGCAGTAAGCGTTGCCAGAAATTTCCATACCCGTGGGTTGAGTTCAGCAGTCGAACGGGCTCCCTCCCCGATTGTAGCTGTACTGGCGGCCCCAGGCAAACGCAGCGTTAATAGCATGCCACCTGCCTTCTCTTCCCATTTGGGCGCCGGCAACCCGGCGTTCTTACAAGCCTCAATGATGCGCCTTCCCCCAATGCCCATTCGTTCAATAAGGCCGCGCAAGAGTAATACATGAGCCAAATCAGGATTCCGGGGACGAGATATTCCTCCCTCCCTTAAATTCTTAAGGGTAACGCCTTCCGGCAATCCTCCGGCGTTCCAGATTTCTAGATACCGAGGGAAAAGAGACAAGCTAATGCTTCCGTCACTGCGGGAATAGTCCCGATGCACAATAGCGTTTAGCAAAGCTTCACGCAATGCTTCCGGTGGAAAGGAAACTGATTCTGTTCGTACGAAACCAGTTGTTTCTGTTAAAGAGGCCTTAATGGCCAAATTAGTTTGCAGAAAGCCGCTCATTTGCTCTAGCAATGAAAACACGTGCCCCTCAAAGGACTTATTATCCAGCATTTGCTCACGACTCTCGTCGGCAAAATGCACGGCTCGTACTCGCGTCTGTGGCAGGAAGCGAGCTGCTTCTTTTGCGTAGAGTACTACGGCCGCATTTGTCAGTGCGCCCCCTCGAATCAAGTAGAGCGAATCCAACAGTCGCTCCGGCTCTGCTGGCAGGTCGGTGTATCGTCGGCGATTAGCATCTTCGGCTGTTCGTTCCAACTCCCTGGCGTCCAAGTCCGACAAGTCGCACTGCAAATTGGTGCGGGCCTCCCAGCGCGGATTGCTTTCCAGTTGACCAACTAACTCAATGACATTTTTAGGGGTTGCTTTGCGCGTTGCATTGCCTTCCCGCACATAGATAGTGTGCGCATAAGTATAGGGGCCATCAGCACCCGGAGCTACTTCCAGCAGTAATACGTCTTGTCGGTTGACCTCCAGGAGGCTAGCCATGCAGGAAGCAGGCGGCTGTACGCGCGAGAATATCTCTTTCTGCACTTTCTCGACTGCTTCCTTTGCCTGGGGGATGCCGACGACTTTGCCGTTATCCTCTACTCCAACCAGCACGCGTCCTCCCTCACCATTCAGAAAGGCACAAACCGTTCTGCCAATAGTTGTCAGGTTGTATCTGCTTAGCCGTTCCAGAGTTTGGCTTTCAGGCAGGTGCAACAGCTCTAAGTCGCTGGGAGTAGTCACGTAGGCGTTAGTTGCTTTCTCGTTTGTCATCTCTAAGGCTATTTTCCAGAACCTACTGCCCAGTTATTGCTCTCCGCATTCGATTTACATCTCCAAACTGGGTTGCGATATACCGGAGCGCATCTTCGTCGGTTCGGTATGTCTGCACCCAGTTACCGGTACGCTCGGCTATGGGTAGGTCCAAGCGCATCATCTCCTCATACAAATCCAGTACCTGTAGGTCACTGATTACCCGATTGCCCCGAGGCCATTCAATTAAATGCAAGTTGCCATCGGCGTCCTTTCGAAACGGCCCTGCTTCTGGGTCCAGGCGATAGGGACTTAGCAGTTGTCGCGCCAGCACTACGGATTCATGCACCAAGCAGCAGCGCTGCTTTTCCAGCTCCAGTGCCCGCCGCATTTCCATATGCGTAATGCTGGGCTCGCCTTTTTTCTCAATGCCGCTCCCATAGTTGCCCGTGATAATTCCAAGGAACACGTCGCATTCTTCCACAGCCGCGATGCAGTTGGCAAAGTTGCCCACCTTTGAATTGACAAACACGGTGCCTTCGTGTGACATCCATACGTTGTAATTCACACTCAGCGTAGCGTAAATGCGGTCAAGCAAATTTTGATTTCCATAAACGGAGGAACTCACCATCACATTTAAGCGCCTTGCCTTAGCCATAGAACCTAAAAGTAGCGGGTTTGCAAGAAAACAACCACTTCCGGAAGCTTCCGGAAGCTTCCGGAAGTGGTCAAAGGAGAACTTTTTAAACCGGTTGCCCGAACAGAGATAACCACAGATTGTGGCTAGAAACGTGGTTAACTATTTTATTCCCTCCTAAACGGCTCATTGCTCTTACACCGAGCGCGCAATTTTGAGCATGGCCGCCGGCGAGTCGCCGAACTTGCACAGCGCCTCGCAGTGCTGGCGCAGCTCCGAAAACAGGATGTAGCGAATGGTGGCGCCGGCGGCCCGGATGGCGGGGCGTGAGAGCTGCGCTTGCACTTCCTTTTCGCGGGCGTCGGGCACCACCAGGTAGAGCGCCGTCTCGTGCTCGGGCATGGAGAAAGCCAGGTCGGTCAGGCGTAGGATGCCCGAGTAGATGCTGGTGCTCTTCTCCACTTCGAAGGCGGCCACCACACGGTTGGTGCCGGGCGCAAACCACACCACGTCAATGAGGCGAATGGTGGTGGCCACCTCGGCCGACACGGGCAACTCGGGGTGCTGGTCGAGGCATAAAAACGAGAGCTTCTGGCCGGCGCATATTCGGTTGCGGTCGTTGATGGCCGTCGTCACGTCGCAGCCCAAGGCCTTGCCTACGCGCAGCAGGTGGTGCTGCATCTCGGTGTGCTGGTTTTCTTCCTGAGCCTCGGTCTGCACCTCCTGGTGGCGTTTGCGGGCCTGCTGCTGGTATTTGTCGCGGTCTTCGTCGCTGGCAAACTGTTGGTCGCCGGCAATCATCTTCTTCACGCCCACGTCGAAGAGCAGGCCGCTTAGGGCGCCGTAATCGAGACTCAGGTGCTGGCGGTGCTCTTGGTTCAGGTCGCGCAGCCGCTCGCGCATGCGCAGGTACTCCGACCAAGAACCCAGCTTGATTTTCTCCCCAAACAGCGCGTTGAACCCGTTGACGATGGCCGTGTTAAAAGGCGGCATCAGCGTGGGGTGCAGGAAATACAGGATGCTGGCCACGGCCGGGCCCAGCCCCTTGATTTTGCGACGGTCCAGCAAATCGATTTCGCGCAGCAGCTGCTGCTCAGTGGTAGCCGCCAGGCAGCTTTCCAAGAATTGGCCGAAGGCGCGCTTGTTTTCCTCGTGCTCGTAGATGTCAGGAATGCGCAGCTTGGGCTTCCAATAAAAAGGGTGAGCCGCGCCCTGAAACACCTGCTTCTGCTCGCTGATGACGCTGAGCACGAATTCCAGCGACGTGCCCTTGAAGTCGTTGCCGAAGCTGCCCGCCTTGATGTCCTTGACGACTTGCTGCACCCCGCGCCGGATGGAG encodes the following:
- a CDS encoding RNA-binding domain-containing protein yields the protein MTNEKATNAYVTTPSDLELLHLPESQTLERLSRYNLTTIGRTVCAFLNGEGGRVLVGVEDNGKVVGIPQAKEAVEKVQKEIFSRVQPPASCMASLLEVNRQDVLLLEVAPGADGPYTYAHTIYVREGNATRKATPKNVIELVGQLESNPRWEARTNLQCDLSDLDARELERTAEDANRRRYTDLPAEPERLLDSLYLIRGGALTNAAVVLYAKEAARFLPQTRVRAVHFADESREQMLDNKSFEGHVFSLLEQMSGFLQTNLAIKASLTETTGFVRTESVSFPPEALREALLNAIVHRDYSRSDGSISLSLFPRYLEIWNAGGLPEGVTLKNLREGGISRPRNPDLAHVLLLRGLIERMGIGGRRIIEACKNAGLPAPKWEEKAGGMLLTLRLPGAASTATIGEGARSTAELNPRVWKFLATLTAGQEFTGRDYQQQAAGEVSERQSRLDLAQMLKARAIERRGSGKNTYYVRTEQELK
- a CDS encoding DUF4062 domain-containing protein, translating into MAKARRLNVMVSSSVYGNQNLLDRIYATLSVNYNVWMSHEGTVFVNSKVGNFANCIAAVEECDVFLGIITGNYGSGIEKKGEPSITHMEMRRALELEKQRCCLVHESVVLARQLLSPYRLDPEAGPFRKDADGNLHLIEWPRGNRVISDLQVLDLYEEMMRLDLPIAERTGNWVQTYRTDEDALRYIATQFGDVNRMRRAITGQ